A DNA window from Candidatus Methylacidiphilales bacterium contains the following coding sequences:
- a CDS encoding alpha/beta fold hydrolase — MKYVFMFLLSILFLIILLGMIGLGFAYLYSFKNKDSNLAKVFNNMPQGTWFYSGNYSFIDAGEPFEQYEKKVVDYLLTRSKALPDFTVPEMVRLNKPFTLAVDPEACNQKQKISALLIHGLYASPNSMKDLAEHLQKNCIEATAILLPGHATKPGDLLSLNGEVVLKQVEARIQAFINSTPDSKRILIGHSYGGLLSVLFSQKFNQQIHGMILFAPAFFVTKHAPLHASIGSRFLSYLPTNDFGRLSPVFYLTQSINAAKILFSHLGLVTKAKPINTPTMLMISDQDEVTNYRGVISFARKKLANLKLFLNTNDKDSQYELYGNSATYLNSASPEDKVVSMSHLGYFIKWNNPIYSENGPMACIDARNFDCRKPPKSWIQGGLTNIPKNIPISKLTRNPFFERDMNEVVSFIQNIASENLVTDSPKSSEIISKK; from the coding sequence ATGAAATATGTATTTATGTTTTTGCTCTCAATTTTATTTTTAATTATATTGTTAGGAATGATCGGTCTTGGTTTTGCTTATCTTTACAGTTTCAAGAATAAAGATAGCAATCTCGCTAAGGTGTTTAATAATATGCCACAAGGCACTTGGTTTTATAGTGGAAACTATAGTTTTATTGATGCCGGGGAACCATTTGAGCAATATGAAAAAAAAGTAGTTGATTATTTATTAACCAGATCTAAGGCCCTACCTGATTTTACTGTACCTGAAATGGTGCGCTTAAACAAACCTTTTACGCTCGCGGTTGACCCCGAAGCCTGTAATCAAAAACAAAAGATCTCAGCACTGCTTATTCACGGTCTTTACGCTTCACCAAACTCAATGAAAGACCTCGCCGAACACTTACAAAAAAATTGTATAGAGGCAACTGCTATCTTGCTTCCTGGGCATGCCACGAAGCCAGGCGACCTATTGTCATTAAATGGAGAAGTTGTCTTAAAACAAGTTGAGGCAAGAATTCAGGCATTTATTAACTCAACACCAGATAGTAAAAGAATTCTCATAGGTCATTCCTACGGCGGCCTTCTCTCCGTTTTATTTTCACAAAAATTTAACCAGCAAATTCACGGTATGATTTTGTTTGCCCCAGCTTTTTTTGTCACGAAACACGCGCCACTACATGCGTCTATTGGCTCTAGATTTTTATCTTACTTGCCTACTAACGATTTTGGCAGACTCTCCCCGGTTTTTTATTTAACCCAGAGTATCAATGCAGCAAAGATACTGTTTAGTCATTTAGGTTTAGTTACTAAGGCAAAGCCAATTAATACACCAACTATGCTGATGATTTCAGACCAAGATGAAGTAACCAACTACCGGGGTGTGATTTCTTTCGCAAGAAAAAAATTGGCAAACTTAAAACTCTTTTTAAATACCAATGACAAAGACTCTCAATATGAATTATATGGAAACTCGGCCACCTATTTGAATTCGGCTTCGCCAGAGGATAAAGTTGTTTCAATGTCGCATCTGGGATACTTTATCAAATGGAACAATCCTATATATTCCGAAAACGGACCAATGGCATGCATAGATGCTAGAAATTTTGATTGCCGTAAGCCTCCCAAAAGCTGGATTCAAGGCGGGCTAACCAATATTCCAAAAAACATTCCGATTTCAAAGTTAACCAGAAATCCTTTTTTTGAAAGAGACATGAATGAAGTCGTAAGCTTTATTCAAAATATTGCATCTGAAAATCTTGTCACAGACTCTCCTAAGAGTAGTGAAATTATTAGCAAAAAGTAA